From the Chloroflexia bacterium SDU3-3 genome, one window contains:
- the arsM gene encoding arsenite methyltransferase, with protein sequence MDESIKSAVREHYGKAIQSAGSCCGGGSSCCGDDQRTEVLLYGQQALASLPSEVVTTSFGCGNPLAIASLRPGEVVLDLGSGGGLDVMLAAQRVGAQGYVYGLDMTDEMLATARRNIERAGVANAEFLKGEIEDIPLPNASVDVIISNCVINLSPDKAQVLREAQRVLRPGGRLAVSDIVVDGDLSDLPVDEATLRSALSWVGCIAGAIPQAEYTRLLAEAGFENIDMTVKHRYTIEDLGEIPEQLATLDPVLLGQIAQRFVSSAISAQKQ encoded by the coding sequence ATGGACGAATCGATCAAGTCGGCGGTGCGCGAGCACTATGGGAAGGCTATCCAGTCGGCAGGCTCGTGCTGTGGCGGCGGCAGCAGCTGCTGCGGGGATGATCAGCGCACCGAGGTGCTGCTCTACGGCCAGCAGGCGCTGGCCAGCCTGCCGAGCGAGGTGGTGACGACATCGTTTGGCTGCGGCAACCCGCTGGCGATCGCCAGCCTACGCCCCGGCGAGGTGGTGCTGGATCTTGGCTCGGGCGGCGGGCTGGATGTGATGCTGGCGGCGCAGCGTGTGGGCGCGCAGGGCTACGTCTACGGCCTGGATATGACCGACGAGATGCTAGCCACCGCCCGCCGCAACATCGAGCGGGCTGGTGTGGCGAACGCCGAGTTTTTGAAGGGTGAGATCGAGGACATACCGCTTCCCAATGCCAGCGTCGATGTGATCATCTCCAACTGTGTGATCAACCTCTCGCCCGATAAGGCCCAGGTGCTGCGCGAGGCCCAGCGGGTGCTGCGCCCCGGCGGGCGGCTGGCGGTCTCGGACATTGTGGTGGATGGCGACTTGAGCGATCTGCCGGTGGATGAGGCTACGCTGCGCAGCGCGCTGAGCTGGGTCGGCTGCATCGCGGGGGCCATCCCGCAGGCCGAGTACACGCGGCTGCTGGCCGAGGCCGGCTTCGAGAACATTGATATGACGGTGAAGCACCGCTACACGATCGAGGATCTGGGCGAGATCCCCGAGCAGCTTGCTACGCTCGACCCCGTGCTGCTGGGCCAGATCGCCCAGCGCTTCGTCTCAAGCGCGATCAGCGCCCAGAAGCAGTAG
- a CDS encoding helix-turn-helix transcriptional regulator codes for MAGVLHISERTVHSHIHSILAKLNVHSRAEAIAYLYQSSIYVPPDKSREVGG; via the coding sequence ATGGCAGGAGTATTACATATTAGTGAGCGTACTGTCCATAGCCATATACATAGCATCTTGGCTAAACTCAATGTGCATAGCCGCGCAGAGGCAATAGCTTACCTCTATCAATCAAGTATTTATGTTCCGCCAGATAAATCGCGAGAGGTTGGTGGATGA
- a CDS encoding D-tyrosyl-tRNA(Tyr) deacylase, with protein sequence MRAIIQRVQKASVTVEQQIVGEIGQGLLVLLGVGHSDSPDEARSLAEKIAQMRIFADADGKFDRSLIDVGGSVLVVSQFTLYADTRRGRRPSFTDAARPEQAEPLVRDFCEALRGMGLPTATGQFGAHMDVALINDGPVTIMLDTDSLREPRRSGVQE encoded by the coding sequence ATGCGCGCGATCATCCAACGGGTACAGAAGGCATCGGTCACGGTCGAGCAGCAGATCGTGGGCGAGATCGGGCAGGGGCTGCTGGTGCTGCTAGGCGTAGGGCATAGCGACAGCCCGGATGAGGCCCGCAGCCTCGCAGAGAAGATCGCGCAGATGCGGATCTTTGCTGATGCCGATGGCAAGTTTGACCGCTCGCTGATCGATGTGGGCGGCAGCGTGCTGGTGGTCTCACAGTTCACGCTCTACGCCGACACCCGGCGCGGGCGCAGGCCCAGCTTCACCGACGCGGCCCGCCCCGAGCAAGCCGAGCCGCTGGTGCGCGACTTCTGCGAGGCGCTGCGGGGCATGGGGCTGCCCACCGCCACCGGGCAATTCGGCGCACATATGGATGTGGCGCTGATCAACGATGGCCCTGTGACGATCATGCTGGACACCGATAGCCTGCGCGAGCCGCGCCGCAGCGGGGTGCAGGAATGA
- a CDS encoding twitching motility protein PilT, translating into MKISLNFLVRIAGMLALAFVGNWLGTTFANTQPGPTEATAIQLLTLAGAGLGLLTTHRWTLEPLQQVIHYVKTISIEELIGLTLGALLGLFFALLLAIPIGYLPAPLGQFIPIVVAIGLGYAGAILVAGRRQDLIAIIRGPKTRPVVVPPQLLDAIGHQRRHLLDTSAIIDGRIALVSETGFLEGKLLVPRFVLNELQTLADSSDDMRRGKGRRGLEILNEMQKDGKMDVEVIDTELNSNEPVDNRLIALAQQYQSPLITNDYNLGRVAKLQGVQVLSLNQLADAVRPPVIPGQDLYVVIRDVGRERDQGISFLEDGTMIVVEDARKLVGKEVSATVTRVHQTQTGRIVFAHLSTSKSDMARGPRVQETPAP; encoded by the coding sequence ATGAAAATCAGCCTCAACTTTCTGGTGCGGATCGCGGGCATGCTGGCGCTCGCCTTCGTGGGGAACTGGCTCGGCACCACCTTTGCCAACACCCAGCCTGGCCCCACCGAGGCCACCGCCATCCAGCTGCTGACGCTGGCGGGCGCAGGCCTTGGGCTGCTGACCACCCATCGCTGGACCCTTGAGCCGCTCCAGCAGGTCATCCACTATGTCAAGACGATCTCGATCGAAGAGCTGATCGGGCTGACCCTCGGTGCGCTGCTCGGCCTCTTTTTCGCGCTGCTGCTCGCGATCCCCATCGGCTACCTGCCCGCGCCGCTTGGCCAGTTCATCCCGATCGTCGTGGCGATCGGCCTAGGCTACGCGGGGGCGATCCTAGTGGCTGGTCGGCGACAGGATCTGATCGCGATTATACGTGGGCCAAAGACCCGCCCGGTGGTGGTGCCACCGCAGCTCCTGGACGCGATCGGGCACCAGCGCCGCCATCTGCTGGACACCTCGGCGATCATCGATGGGCGGATCGCGCTGGTCAGCGAAACCGGATTTTTAGAGGGGAAGCTACTGGTGCCGCGCTTCGTGCTCAACGAGCTGCAGACGCTGGCTGACTCGTCGGATGATATGCGGCGCGGCAAAGGGCGGCGCGGGCTAGAGATCCTCAACGAGATGCAGAAAGATGGCAAGATGGATGTCGAGGTGATCGACACCGAGCTGAACAGCAACGAGCCGGTCGACAACCGGCTGATCGCGCTGGCGCAACAGTACCAGAGTCCGCTGATCACGAATGACTACAACCTTGGCCGCGTGGCCAAGCTGCAGGGCGTGCAGGTGCTAAGCCTGAACCAGCTGGCCGATGCGGTGCGACCGCCCGTGATCCCAGGCCAAGACCTGTATGTGGTTATCCGCGATGTGGGGCGCGAGCGCGATCAGGGGATCTCCTTTTTGGAAGATGGTACAATGATCGTCGTCGAAGATGCGCGAAAGCTGGTGGGCAAAGAGGTGAGCGCCACTGTCACACGGGTGCACCAGACCCAAACCGGCCGGATCGTGTTTGCGCACCTATCCACCAGCAAGAGCGACATGGCCAGAGGCCCGCGGGTGCAGGAGACCCCAGCCCCCTAG
- the radA gene encoding DNA repair protein RadA, which translates to MAKTRTIFICQQCGSQQSRWMGKCPDCGTWDSLVEQVERKEAAVKGRGGGIGTENFGRPVLLRDVSAGEFERLPVLGDEFARVLGGGLVPGSLILVGGDPGIGKSSLLTQVAAHFADAVGPALYISAEESVHQIKLRTQRMGIDPQELLVYGETSLDAILTQIAQIRPRLVIVDSIQTVYLEDITSAAGSVSQVREGALRLLRLAKETNIPMFLVGHVTKEGAIAGPRVLEHIVDAVLYLEGERFHQYRLLRGVKNRFGSTNEVGVFEMTQLGMMEVPNPSQVFLAERSVGTPGSAVAVTLEGSRPLLVEVQALTAATASAQPRRTANGFDMNRLLMLIAVLSKRVGLPLFNQDVYVNIVGGLRISEPAADLAVAAVIASSFKNKKITSDLTLIGEIGLSGELRSVSQLERRLSEAAKLGFTRAVIPSGAAPSPIDGMRIIEARSVIEAIDQALVGEQ; encoded by the coding sequence TTGGCAAAAACACGCACTATTTTTATCTGCCAACAATGTGGCTCACAGCAATCGCGCTGGATGGGGAAGTGCCCCGACTGCGGCACCTGGGACAGCCTGGTGGAGCAGGTGGAGCGGAAAGAAGCGGCAGTAAAAGGGCGCGGCGGCGGCATCGGCACCGAAAACTTCGGACGCCCTGTGCTGCTGCGCGATGTATCGGCAGGTGAGTTCGAGCGGCTGCCGGTGCTCGGCGACGAGTTCGCACGCGTGCTGGGCGGCGGCTTGGTGCCGGGCAGCCTGATCTTGGTTGGCGGTGACCCCGGCATCGGCAAATCGAGCCTGCTCACCCAGGTGGCGGCCCACTTCGCCGATGCGGTCGGCCCTGCGCTCTATATCTCGGCAGAAGAGTCGGTACACCAGATCAAGCTGCGCACCCAGCGCATGGGCATCGACCCACAGGAGCTGCTGGTGTATGGCGAGACCAGCCTCGATGCCATCTTGACCCAGATAGCCCAGATACGACCACGGCTGGTGATCGTCGACTCCATCCAGACTGTCTATCTTGAAGATATCACCTCGGCGGCGGGCAGCGTGAGCCAAGTGCGCGAGGGCGCACTGCGGCTGCTGCGGCTGGCCAAAGAGACCAATATCCCCATGTTCTTGGTGGGGCATGTGACCAAAGAGGGCGCTATCGCCGGGCCGCGTGTGCTTGAGCATATCGTCGATGCGGTGCTCTACCTTGAGGGTGAGCGCTTTCACCAGTACCGGCTGCTACGCGGGGTTAAAAACCGCTTCGGCTCGACCAACGAGGTTGGCGTGTTCGAGATGACCCAGCTGGGGATGATGGAGGTTCCCAACCCATCGCAGGTGTTCTTGGCCGAGCGCAGCGTGGGCACCCCCGGTTCGGCGGTGGCAGTGACCCTCGAAGGCTCGCGCCCGCTGCTGGTGGAGGTGCAGGCGCTGACCGCGGCCACCGCCAGCGCCCAGCCGCGTCGCACCGCCAACGGCTTTGACATGAACCGCCTACTGATGCTGATCGCCGTCCTCTCTAAGCGCGTGGGGCTACCGCTCTTCAACCAAGATGTGTATGTCAATATCGTCGGTGGGCTACGGATCAGCGAGCCAGCAGCCGATCTGGCGGTAGCCGCGGTCATCGCATCATCATTCAAGAATAAGAAGATCACCTCTGATCTGACGCTTATCGGTGAGATCGGGCTTTCTGGCGAGCTACGCAGCGTGAGCCAGCTTGAGCGGCGGCTGTCGGAGGCCGCCAAGCTGGGGTTCACCCGCGCGGTTATCCCCAGCGGGGCAGCCCCATCGCCTATCGATGGCATGCGGATCATTGAGGCACGCTCCGTGATCGAGGCCATCGATCAGGCGCTCGTTGGTGAACAATGA
- a CDS encoding ATP-dependent Clp protease ATP-binding subunit, which produces MSSDRVYDKFTKRAKQVLQLATEEAKAFNHPYIGTEHILLGLIREGEGVAARVLDDLGVKLSQARHAVEFIVGVGEPTTRQEQDLTARAKKVIEYAIDEAKRLNHHYIGTEHLLLGLVRNGEGVATGVLDIMGVSLEQVRTQVMRVLRQGTTSSMERSSGSAAAGGTGGSGGSAPNTPRQSKTPYLDALGTDLTEMAEAGRLDPVIGRSHEIERVIQILSRRTKNNPALIGEPGVGKTAIVEGLAQRIIAGDVPDSIKGKRVVTLDMGALVAGTKYRGQFEERLKRVVDEIKETRCILFIDEFHTIIGAGGAEGTLDAANILKPALSRGELQTVGATTLDEYRKYIERDAALERRFQPVTVDEPSIEETIEILRGIKSRYEDFHQLQIAEESIKAAATLSARYVPDRFLPDKAIDLIDEAAARVRMTRSATPPALRDALRGLEAIRKEREAALEDQQFDLANDLQEREERMLDKIAKLEGDLGIGKDAQVSDRPYVTEDDIAEVVGMWTGVPVKRLKGDETTRLLDMEKMLHSRVVGQEEAVVTISKAVRRARAGLKDPKRPIGSFIFLGPTGVGKTELAKALAEFMFGSEDALIKIDMSEFQERHTTSRLVGSPPGYVGYGEGGQLTDSVRRKPYSVVLFDEIEKAHPDAFNLLLQVLEDGNLTDGKGRKVDFRNTIIIMTSNVGTEHIRRASKIGFSALSGIDLDTDDVRKKVDDSLKQMFRPEFLNRVDAKIIFHPLTNQEIRQISTIMIKRVERQLGEHGIILNLHDDAYELLSKRGYDPAFGARPLRRIITNLIEDPLSEGFLEGRFKAGDTVVVDTATIENGETYLRLRPMSEVEPNPEAHEPEPEPVA; this is translated from the coding sequence ATGTCATCTGACCGCGTATATGACAAGTTTACCAAGCGAGCAAAGCAGGTGCTGCAGCTCGCGACCGAAGAAGCCAAGGCGTTCAACCATCCCTATATTGGCACCGAGCACATTCTCCTCGGCCTCATCCGCGAGGGCGAGGGCGTGGCCGCACGGGTGCTTGACGACCTGGGGGTAAAGCTCTCGCAGGCGCGGCACGCGGTGGAGTTTATCGTCGGTGTAGGCGAGCCAACCACCCGCCAAGAGCAAGACCTGACCGCCAGGGCCAAGAAAGTTATCGAGTACGCTATCGATGAGGCCAAGCGCCTCAATCACCACTATATCGGCACCGAGCACCTGCTGCTGGGCTTGGTGCGCAATGGCGAGGGCGTCGCAACTGGCGTGCTCGACATCATGGGCGTCTCGCTTGAGCAGGTGCGCACCCAAGTGATGCGCGTGCTACGCCAGGGCACCACCAGCTCGATGGAGCGATCGTCGGGCAGCGCAGCCGCAGGTGGCACTGGCGGCAGCGGCGGCAGCGCCCCCAACACCCCACGGCAGAGCAAGACGCCCTACCTAGATGCGCTGGGCACCGACCTGACCGAGATGGCCGAGGCAGGGCGGCTCGACCCGGTGATCGGGCGCAGCCACGAGATCGAGCGCGTCATCCAGATTCTCTCGCGCCGCACCAAGAACAACCCAGCCCTGATCGGCGAGCCAGGCGTCGGCAAAACGGCGATCGTCGAAGGCCTGGCCCAGCGCATCATTGCGGGCGACGTGCCCGACAGCATCAAGGGCAAGCGTGTGGTCACGCTCGACATGGGCGCGCTGGTGGCTGGCACCAAATACCGCGGCCAGTTTGAAGAGCGCCTGAAGCGTGTGGTCGACGAGATCAAAGAGACGCGCTGTATCCTCTTTATTGATGAGTTCCACACCATCATCGGGGCGGGCGGGGCTGAGGGCACACTGGATGCGGCCAACATCCTCAAGCCAGCGCTCTCGCGCGGCGAGCTGCAGACCGTGGGCGCGACCACACTCGACGAGTACCGCAAGTACATCGAGCGCGACGCGGCCCTGGAGCGGCGCTTCCAGCCAGTCACTGTCGACGAGCCGTCGATCGAGGAGACTATCGAGATCCTGCGCGGTATCAAGTCGCGCTACGAGGACTTCCACCAGCTGCAGATCGCCGAAGAGTCGATCAAGGCCGCTGCCACGCTCTCGGCACGCTATGTGCCCGACCGCTTCCTGCCCGATAAGGCTATCGACCTGATCGACGAGGCAGCGGCCCGCGTGCGCATGACCCGCTCGGCTACGCCGCCTGCGCTGCGCGATGCCCTGCGTGGCCTAGAGGCTATCCGCAAGGAGCGCGAGGCCGCCCTGGAAGATCAACAGTTCGATCTGGCCAACGATCTTCAGGAGCGCGAGGAGCGCATGCTCGACAAGATCGCCAAGCTTGAGGGCGACCTGGGCATCGGTAAAGACGCCCAAGTGAGCGACCGCCCCTATGTCACCGAGGATGATATCGCCGAGGTGGTGGGGATGTGGACCGGCGTGCCAGTGAAGCGGCTCAAGGGTGACGAGACCACCCGCCTGCTCGACATGGAGAAGATGCTCCACTCGCGTGTGGTTGGGCAAGAAGAGGCCGTCGTCACGATCTCGAAGGCGGTGCGACGCGCGAGGGCTGGGCTGAAAGATCCCAAGCGCCCGATCGGCTCATTCATCTTCCTTGGACCTACCGGCGTAGGTAAGACCGAGCTGGCCAAGGCCCTGGCTGAATTTATGTTCGGCTCGGAAGACGCCCTGATCAAGATCGATATGTCCGAGTTCCAGGAGCGGCATACCACATCGCGGCTGGTTGGCTCGCCTCCTGGCTATGTCGGCTATGGCGAGGGTGGGCAGCTGACCGACTCAGTGCGGCGCAAGCCTTACTCGGTGGTGCTGTTCGACGAGATCGAGAAGGCTCACCCCGACGCCTTCAACCTGCTGTTGCAGGTGCTGGAGGATGGCAACCTGACCGATGGTAAGGGCCGCAAGGTCGACTTCCGCAATACCATCATTATTATGACGTCGAACGTGGGCACCGAGCACATCCGCCGAGCCTCGAAGATCGGCTTCTCAGCCTTGTCGGGCATCGATCTGGATACCGACGATGTGCGCAAGAAGGTCGATGACTCGCTCAAGCAGATGTTCCGGCCCGAGTTCCTGAACCGTGTGGATGCGAAGATTATCTTCCACCCGCTGACCAACCAGGAGATCCGCCAGATCTCGACGATCATGATCAAGCGCGTTGAGCGGCAGCTTGGTGAGCATGGCATCATCCTGAATTTACACGACGACGCGTACGAACTGCTGTCCAAGCGCGGCTACGACCCGGCGTTTGGCGCACGCCCACTGCGCAGGATCATCACCAACCTGATCGAAGATCCGCTCTCCGAAGGCTTCCTGGAGGGTCGGTTCAAGGCAGGCGATACCGTGGTGGTCGACACCGCTACTATTGAAAACGGCGAGACCTACCTGCGGCTGCGCCCGATGAGCGAGGTCGAGCCCAACCCAGAGGCCCACGAGCCAGAGCCAGAGCCGGTGGCCTAG
- the rpsA gene encoding 30S ribosomal protein S1: protein MLDKQLPSVPQQGTSAQSAQELEERALMEQFLADPAHDYRNLQYGDTVDGIIMHIDKDEILVNIGAKAEGVVPIREMQSLSTEDRGALNDGDTLLVFVLQTEDKEGRTILSVDKARQEKSWRVLQQTYENGDVIDAKVVNYNKGGLLVNLDGVRGFVPSSQVSTISRGPETQKQSDMAKLVGQSLSLKVIELNRNRNRLILSERQAAQEVREGKKGELLTSLKEGDIRTGVVTSVCDFGAFVDIGGADGLVHLSEISWSRVKHPSEVLKPGDRVQVYVLGIDNDRKRIALSIKRTQNEPWVTVNDRYHLGQTVEATITQLASFGAFARIEDGVEGLIHVSEMGDGRVQHPRDIVAEGDAVEVRIIRIDPARKRIGLSMRQPDEGGTPENAETADDEEA, encoded by the coding sequence ATGCTCGACAAGCAACTCCCCAGCGTACCGCAACAAGGTACGAGTGCGCAATCAGCACAAGAACTTGAGGAACGCGCCCTGATGGAGCAGTTCCTCGCAGATCCCGCCCACGACTACCGCAACCTCCAATATGGCGATACGGTCGATGGCATCATCATGCACATCGACAAAGATGAAATCCTCGTCAACATTGGGGCCAAAGCAGAAGGGGTCGTACCGATCCGTGAAATGCAATCGCTTTCCACGGAAGATCGGGGTGCGCTCAATGACGGCGACACGTTGCTTGTCTTTGTCCTCCAGACTGAGGACAAAGAAGGCCGCACCATCCTGTCCGTCGATAAGGCCCGCCAAGAAAAGAGCTGGCGTGTCCTTCAGCAAACCTATGAAAATGGGGATGTGATCGACGCCAAGGTGGTCAACTACAACAAAGGTGGCCTGCTCGTCAACCTCGACGGGGTGCGTGGCTTCGTCCCCTCTTCCCAGGTTAGCACCATCAGCCGTGGCCCCGAGACCCAAAAGCAGAGCGATATGGCCAAACTGGTTGGTCAAAGCCTCTCGCTCAAGGTCATCGAGCTGAACCGCAATCGCAACCGGCTTATCCTCTCGGAGCGGCAGGCGGCCCAAGAGGTACGCGAGGGCAAAAAAGGCGAGCTGCTCACGTCACTCAAAGAAGGCGACATCCGTACAGGGGTTGTCACCTCGGTGTGTGATTTTGGGGCCTTTGTCGATATCGGCGGTGCCGACGGGCTAGTGCACCTCTCAGAAATCTCGTGGAGCCGCGTCAAGCACCCCTCCGAAGTGCTCAAGCCCGGCGACAGAGTCCAAGTCTATGTCCTTGGGATCGACAATGATCGGAAACGCATTGCGCTCTCCATCAAGCGAACCCAAAACGAACCATGGGTCACCGTCAACGATCGCTACCATCTCGGCCAAACGGTTGAGGCCACCATCACCCAGCTCGCCTCGTTCGGCGCATTCGCCCGGATCGAAGACGGGGTGGAGGGGCTGATCCACGTCTCAGAAATGGGCGATGGCCGCGTCCAGCACCCACGTGACATTGTCGCCGAAGGCGACGCCGTGGAAGTGCGGATCATCCGAATCGATCCTGCGCGCAAACGCATTGGGTTGAGCATGCGCCAGCCAGATGAAGGCGGAACCCCAGAGAACGCAGAGACGGCAGACGACGAGGAAGCATAA
- a CDS encoding nicotinate-nucleotide adenylyltransferase, translating to MTRKIGLLGGTFDPIHYGHLALAEDVRAALGLDQLVFIPAAQQPFKRSQRVTPALQRLEMLQLACAENPHFAISTIELDRAGVSYTAVTLEALHRQQLGELFFLVGADTLMDMPRWYLAGQIAQYATVVGVQRPGVVLDSTRLLAQLPSLAGRLQVYPGPDMHVSSTELRERVAAGRSIRYFTPDAVVEYIQMQGLYR from the coding sequence ATGACGCGAAAGATCGGTCTTCTTGGCGGGACATTTGACCCGATCCACTATGGGCATCTGGCGCTCGCCGAGGATGTGCGGGCCGCACTTGGCCTTGATCAGCTGGTGTTTATCCCAGCGGCTCAGCAGCCCTTTAAGCGCAGCCAGCGGGTGACGCCCGCGCTCCAACGCCTAGAGATGCTGCAGCTGGCCTGTGCGGAGAACCCGCACTTTGCAATCTCGACGATCGAGCTGGATCGCGCGGGTGTCTCGTATACAGCAGTGACGCTTGAGGCGCTGCACCGCCAGCAGCTGGGCGAGCTGTTTTTTTTGGTGGGGGCCGATACGCTGATGGATATGCCGAGGTGGTATCTGGCTGGGCAGATCGCGCAGTATGCCACTGTGGTGGGCGTGCAGCGCCCTGGGGTGGTGCTTGACAGCACGCGGCTGCTGGCGCAGCTGCCTAGCCTGGCCGGGCGGCTACAGGTCTACCCCGGCCCCGATATGCATGTCTCTAGCACCGAGCTGCGTGAGCGCGTGGCCGCTGGCCGGAGCATCCGCTACTTTACGCCGGACGCGGTGGTTGAGTACATACAGATGCAAGGTCTGTACCGATAG
- the rsmG gene encoding 16S rRNA (guanine(527)-N(7))-methyltransferase RsmG — protein MKLLTTVARSWGLELTDLQRDQFALYADELRSWNEQFNLTAITDPDGIAVRHFLDSLRIAKSWGGVPGHLIDVGTGAGFPGLPLKILHPELRLTMVESIEKKATFLRHIAAELGLGEVDVVVARAEAVGREPQHRERYDMAVSRAVAELRVLCEYCLPLVRPGGRFLAPKGGQIAQEVELARGAIAKLGGQIAAVEPVELPEIEPRSLVVIDKIAPTSAQYPRAVGIPTKRPL, from the coding sequence ATGAAATTGCTTACAACAGTCGCGCGTTCGTGGGGGCTTGAGCTGACCGATCTGCAGCGCGACCAGTTTGCCCTGTATGCCGATGAGCTGCGCTCGTGGAACGAGCAGTTCAACCTCACTGCGATCACCGACCCCGATGGCATTGCTGTGCGGCATTTCCTCGACTCGCTGCGGATCGCCAAGAGCTGGGGCGGGGTGCCCGGGCACCTGATCGATGTGGGTACGGGTGCGGGCTTCCCTGGCCTGCCGCTGAAGATTCTGCACCCCGAGCTGCGGCTGACCATGGTGGAGAGCATTGAGAAGAAGGCCACGTTTTTGCGCCATATCGCCGCTGAGCTGGGGCTGGGCGAGGTGGATGTGGTGGTGGCGCGGGCCGAGGCGGTGGGGCGCGAGCCGCAGCACCGCGAGCGCTACGATATGGCGGTCTCGCGCGCGGTGGCCGAGCTGCGCGTGCTGTGCGAGTACTGCCTGCCGCTGGTGCGGCCTGGGGGGCGCTTCCTGGCCCCCAAGGGCGGCCAGATCGCGCAGGAGGTGGAGCTGGCGCGCGGGGCTATTGCCAAGCTGGGCGGCCAGATCGCCGCCGTGGAGCCGGTGGAGCTGCCCGAGATCGAGCCGCGCAGCCTGGTGGTGATCGACAAGATCGCGCCGACCTCGGCGCAGTACCCGCGCGCCGTAGGCATCCCTACCAAGCGCCCGCTGTAG
- a CDS encoding phage shock protein A yields MSIFSRIRDLLSANINAMLDNAEDPEKMADEYLRQLTNQLYEAKTNVASAMADANRLNAKETQYTAEADSWTTKAETALRAGDETLAKAALSRKVQASKLANEYKEQSDAQDTQVEQLQQALIQLETRIAETKAKRDLIVAKKNRAQTQEAIQRTARGLGQVSALDKLDQLEEKVDGRLAKADAMTQLENDSLENKFKNLERDSEVDSELAELKRKLGQS; encoded by the coding sequence ATGTCGATCTTCAGCCGCATCCGTGACCTGCTCAGCGCGAATATCAATGCGATGTTGGACAACGCGGAAGATCCGGAGAAGATGGCCGATGAGTATCTTCGGCAGCTGACGAACCAGCTGTATGAGGCCAAGACCAACGTCGCCTCGGCGATGGCGGATGCGAACCGCCTGAACGCCAAGGAGACGCAGTACACCGCCGAGGCCGATAGCTGGACGACAAAGGCCGAGACGGCGCTGCGCGCTGGCGATGAGACGCTGGCCAAGGCCGCGCTCTCGCGCAAGGTGCAGGCCTCCAAGCTTGCGAATGAGTATAAAGAGCAGTCGGACGCCCAGGATACTCAGGTGGAGCAGCTGCAGCAGGCGCTCATCCAGCTGGAGACCCGCATCGCCGAGACGAAGGCCAAGCGCGACCTGATCGTGGCCAAGAAGAACCGCGCCCAGACTCAGGAGGCCATCCAGCGCACCGCGCGCGGCCTCGGCCAGGTGAGCGCGCTCGACAAGCTGGATCAGCTGGAGGAGAAGGTTGATGGCCGCCTGGCCAAGGCCGACGCCATGACCCAGCTGGAGAACGACTCGCTGGAGAACAAGTTCAAGAATCTTGAGCGCGATAGCGAGGTCGACTCGGAGCTTGCCGAGCTGAAGCGCAAGCTCGGCCAGTCGTAG